A part of Solicola gregarius genomic DNA contains:
- the rpmF gene encoding 50S ribosomal protein L32: MAVPKRKMSRSNTRSRRSQWKTTPADLVPINVSGREIQVPRRLVKAYQRGLISPDD, encoded by the coding sequence ATGGCTGTTCCCAAGCGCAAGATGTCCCGATCCAATACGCGTTCGCGACGCTCGCAGTGGAAGACCACCCCGGCCGATCTCGTCCCGATCAACGTCAGCGGCCGTGAGATCCAGGTTCCCCGGCGCCTCGTCAAGGCCTACCAGCGCGGCCTGATCTCCCCCGACGACTGA
- a CDS encoding T3SS (YopN, CesT) and YbjN peptide-binding chaperone 1, producing MSDPSSIGMSWAQQPSGVMPKDRAHLQELIEQALREWSDETPERDEDGDFPIRTDEAEIILRPFEDQAVMELMSPVLVEITNPPAAEELANELNAQPGPIKFIYTQGAIVAFAYVFTMPWVADHLSIAIGGLSDTIASLDEGLDKRVSGEYVVERD from the coding sequence ATGAGCGATCCGAGCAGCATCGGTATGAGCTGGGCACAGCAGCCATCCGGCGTCATGCCGAAGGATCGCGCCCACCTCCAGGAGCTGATCGAGCAGGCCCTGCGCGAGTGGAGCGACGAGACGCCGGAACGCGACGAGGACGGCGACTTCCCGATTCGCACCGACGAAGCCGAGATCATCCTGCGTCCGTTCGAGGACCAGGCGGTCATGGAGCTGATGTCGCCGGTGTTGGTCGAGATCACGAACCCGCCCGCCGCCGAGGAGCTCGCGAACGAGCTGAACGCCCAGCCCGGTCCGATCAAGTTCATCTACACCCAGGGCGCGATCGTGGCCTTCGCGTACGTCTTCACGATGCCGTGGGTCGCCGACCACCTGAGCATCGCCATCGGCGGACTCTCCGACACCATCGCGAGCCTCGACGAGGGGCTCGACAAACGGGTGTCGGGCGAGTACGTCGTCGAGCGCGACTGA
- a CDS encoding Trm112 family protein has translation MPIHPDLLAILACPHDRGPLVDVDGEFLYNPRLHRAYPIRDEVPILLVDEARDVDDAEHEQILQR, from the coding sequence ATGCCGATCCATCCGGACCTCCTCGCCATCCTGGCCTGCCCGCACGATCGTGGGCCGCTGGTCGACGTCGACGGTGAGTTCCTCTACAACCCGCGGCTGCACCGGGCGTACCCGATCCGCGACGAGGTGCCGATCCTGCTGGTCGACGAGGCGCGCGACGTCGACGATGCCGAGCACGAGCAGATCCTGCAACGGTGA
- a CDS encoding UBP-type zinc finger domain-containing protein produces the protein MAACEHLQSASSPDPPEALECPECVAAGSSWVGLRQCLSCGQVGCCDSSTQRHASAHYNATGHPTARSIEPGEFWRFCFIHRVIG, from the coding sequence ATGGCAGCGTGCGAGCACCTGCAGAGTGCTTCGTCGCCCGACCCACCCGAAGCCCTCGAGTGCCCGGAGTGTGTCGCGGCCGGCAGCAGCTGGGTCGGCCTGCGCCAATGCCTGAGCTGTGGGCAGGTCGGGTGCTGCGACTCGTCGACGCAGCGGCACGCATCCGCGCACTACAACGCGACCGGCCACCCGACGGCCCGCTCGATCGAGCCGGGTGAGTTCTGGCGCTTCTGCTTCATCCACCGGGTCATCGGCTGA
- a CDS encoding DEAD/DEAH box helicase, with translation MVDWAAALSDSAIEAAVGTPAFQRGAAYARDGHVGHVKVNRNVIFGRVRGTAADPYQLIVVAEHDISATRVSATCTCPVGVNCKHAAAAMIAARDHVAPLPVTRSTGWRRALDDFVRSNDAPLPDEAPLALQFTATRDSAAAYDPRLEQLRRVTIRPLMLGKRGRWIRAGISWRDLRDPWRQTPCRSDHVELLRQVYASAGDATRYAYDQAELDLGDFPPAIWKLLAEAREIGLDLVGRSHGPVGLRAVGAAVFLDVSRGTDRDVTLAPGVRIGDERVPIGSVGLLGWPPHGLFRETGGSLELVPLAEPPSEHVTRLLGETIAIPADEVDAFVADYYPVLGRAVEVRSSDDTVELPEIAAPRLRLSAAFRPGHEVRLGWSYVYAADDDERAYRLDDPADGRRDPGAERELLVRATRIVSRWSGLLDRSGMIAADAVLHGMDTAAFVEDALPVLDAEPVIDVDTSGEVPAYAAADGTPLVRVSATDDADGTDWFDLRVTVSVGGEDVPFEQLFAALARGDSQLILDSGTYFRIDDPGLDRLRRLIEEARSLQDRDSDGLRISPFQVGLWEELVELGVVGSQSRRWQRRVDGLLDLDSIEPLDVPASVDAVLRPYQLDGFRWLSFLYEHRLGGILADDMGLGKTLQTLAMIVRARATEPAAGPFLVVAPTSVVQNWARECERFTPGLQLVSITETAARRGMPLRAAVGHADVVVTSYALFRLEYDAYDALDWSGLVLDEAQFVKNHQAKTYQCVRRLAAPFKVAITGTPLENSLMDLWSMLSIVAPGLFPNPNHFKERFRNPIERGKDTEALESLRRRVRPLMRRRTKELVAADLPPKQEQVLEVVLSPQHRRLYQTHLQRERQKILRLLDEPDDNRFTILRSLTLLRQLSLDPYLIDDAYADVRSSKVDALMEQLGEVVDEGHRALVFSQFTRFLGRVRERLDAEGIAYSYLDGTTRDRAAAVDEFKSGRAPVFLISLKAGGFGLNLTEADYCFVLDPWWNPAVEEQAVDRAHRIGQTRRVMIYRLVSADTIEEKVMELKARKRDLVARVLDDTAGELSAPLSANDIRGLLG, from the coding sequence ATGGTGGATTGGGCGGCGGCGCTGAGCGACTCGGCGATCGAGGCCGCGGTAGGTACCCCAGCGTTCCAGCGCGGTGCGGCGTACGCGCGCGACGGCCATGTCGGCCACGTCAAGGTCAACCGAAACGTGATCTTCGGGCGGGTTCGCGGCACCGCCGCCGATCCGTACCAGCTGATCGTGGTGGCCGAGCACGACATCTCGGCGACGCGGGTCTCCGCGACGTGCACCTGCCCGGTCGGCGTCAACTGCAAGCACGCCGCGGCCGCGATGATCGCGGCGCGTGACCACGTCGCCCCGCTGCCGGTCACCCGCTCGACGGGTTGGCGGCGCGCACTCGACGACTTCGTCCGGTCGAACGACGCCCCGCTGCCCGACGAGGCGCCGCTGGCGTTGCAGTTCACCGCCACGCGTGACTCGGCCGCCGCGTACGACCCTCGACTCGAGCAGCTGCGTAGGGTCACGATCCGTCCGCTGATGCTGGGCAAGCGCGGGCGTTGGATCCGTGCCGGCATCTCGTGGCGAGACCTGCGCGACCCCTGGCGGCAGACGCCGTGCCGGTCCGATCATGTCGAGCTGCTCCGGCAGGTGTACGCGAGCGCGGGCGACGCGACCCGCTATGCGTACGACCAGGCGGAGCTCGATCTCGGTGACTTCCCGCCCGCGATCTGGAAGCTGCTCGCCGAGGCCCGCGAGATCGGCCTCGACCTCGTCGGCCGCAGCCACGGGCCGGTGGGTCTCCGCGCCGTCGGCGCCGCGGTCTTCCTCGATGTCTCGCGCGGCACGGACCGCGACGTCACGCTCGCGCCCGGCGTGCGCATCGGCGATGAGCGAGTGCCGATCGGTTCGGTCGGGCTGCTCGGCTGGCCGCCCCATGGCCTGTTCCGCGAGACTGGCGGCTCGCTGGAGCTGGTGCCGCTCGCCGAGCCGCCCAGTGAGCACGTCACGCGGCTGCTGGGGGAGACGATCGCCATCCCGGCCGACGAAGTCGACGCGTTCGTGGCCGACTACTACCCCGTGCTCGGTCGTGCCGTCGAGGTCCGGTCCAGCGACGACACCGTCGAGCTGCCCGAGATCGCCGCTCCACGGCTGCGGCTGTCGGCCGCCTTCCGGCCCGGCCACGAGGTGCGGCTCGGCTGGTCGTACGTCTACGCGGCCGACGACGACGAGCGAGCGTACCGGCTCGACGACCCGGCAGACGGGCGCCGCGACCCCGGTGCCGAGCGCGAGCTGCTCGTCCGCGCGACCCGCATCGTCTCGCGCTGGAGCGGCCTGCTCGACAGGTCCGGCATGATCGCGGCGGACGCGGTGCTGCACGGCATGGACACCGCCGCATTCGTCGAGGACGCCCTGCCGGTGCTCGACGCCGAGCCGGTGATCGACGTGGACACGAGCGGCGAGGTCCCGGCCTACGCGGCCGCCGACGGCACGCCGCTCGTTCGTGTCTCGGCGACCGACGACGCCGACGGCACCGACTGGTTCGACCTGCGGGTCACGGTCAGCGTCGGCGGTGAGGATGTCCCGTTCGAGCAGCTGTTCGCCGCGCTCGCCCGCGGCGACTCGCAGCTGATCCTCGACAGCGGTACGTACTTCCGCATCGACGACCCCGGTCTCGATCGCCTCCGGAGGCTGATCGAGGAGGCCCGGTCGCTGCAGGATCGCGACTCCGACGGCCTCCGGATCAGCCCGTTCCAGGTCGGCCTGTGGGAGGAGCTGGTCGAGCTGGGTGTCGTGGGCTCGCAGAGCCGCCGCTGGCAGCGGCGCGTCGACGGCCTGCTCGACCTCGACTCGATCGAGCCGCTCGACGTACCCGCGAGTGTCGACGCCGTGCTGCGCCCGTACCAGCTCGACGGGTTCCGGTGGCTGAGCTTCCTGTACGAGCACCGCCTCGGCGGCATCCTCGCCGACGACATGGGCCTCGGCAAGACGCTTCAGACGCTCGCGATGATCGTGCGCGCCCGCGCGACCGAGCCTGCCGCGGGCCCGTTCCTCGTCGTCGCGCCGACCAGCGTCGTACAGAACTGGGCGCGCGAGTGCGAGCGGTTCACACCGGGTCTGCAGCTGGTCTCCATCACCGAGACCGCTGCCCGTCGCGGTATGCCGCTGCGCGCCGCGGTGGGGCATGCCGACGTCGTCGTCACGTCGTACGCCCTCTTCCGGCTCGAGTACGACGCGTACGACGCGCTCGACTGGTCGGGGCTGGTGCTCGACGAGGCGCAGTTCGTGAAGAACCACCAGGCCAAGACGTACCAGTGCGTACGCCGACTCGCGGCACCGTTCAAGGTCGCGATCACCGGTACGCCGCTGGAGAACAGCCTGATGGACCTGTGGTCGATGCTGTCGATCGTGGCGCCGGGGCTGTTCCCGAACCCGAACCACTTCAAGGAGCGCTTCCGCAACCCGATCGAGCGCGGCAAGGACACCGAGGCCCTCGAGAGCCTGCGCCGCCGGGTGCGCCCGCTGATGCGCCGGCGTACCAAGGAGCTGGTCGCCGCCGATCTGCCCCCGAAGCAGGAGCAGGTCCTCGAGGTGGTGCTGTCGCCGCAGCATCGCCGCCTGTACCAGACGCACCTGCAGCGCGAGCGGCAGAAGATCCTCCGCCTGCTCGACGAGCCGGACGACAACCGCTTCACGATCCTGCGCTCCCTGACACTCCTGCGCCAGCTCAGCCTCGACCCGTACCTGATCGACGATGCCTACGCCGACGTTCGATCCAGCAAGGTCGACGCGCTGATGGAGCAGCTGGGCGAGGTCGTCGACGAGGGCCATCGCGCGCTCGTCTTCAGCCAGTTCACCCGGTTCCTCGGTCGGGTACGCGAGCGGCTCGACGCCGAGGGCATCGCGTACTCCTATCTCGACGGCACCACCCGCGACCGCGCCGCTGCCGTCGACGAGTTCAAGAGCGGTCGGGCGCCGGTGTTCCTGATCAGCCTCAAGGCCGGTGGGTTCGGGCTGAACCTCACCGAGGCCGACTACTGCTTCGTCCTCGACCCCTGGTGGAACCCCGCCGTCGAGGAGCAGGCGGTCGATCGCGCGCATCGCATCGGGCAGACCAGGCGGGTGATGATCTACCGCCTCGTATCGGCCGACACCATCGAGGAGAAGGTGATGGAGCTCAAGGCCCGCAAGCGCGACCTCGTCGCGCGGGTGCTGGACGACACTGCCGGGGAGCTGTCCGCGCCGCTGTCCGCGAACGACATCCGCGGGTTGCTGGGCTGA
- a CDS encoding helix-turn-helix transcriptional regulator: protein MSGSSARMLRLLSLLQTHRYWQGTELADRLEVSSRTVRRDVDRLRELGYPVDASRGSAGGYQLQAGASLPPLLLEDDEAVAIAVGLRAAAGGVVSGVEDASVRALAKIVQVMPKRLRRRVDALQEYTVPAPLAGPTIDAVALSTLAQACRDSERLRFAYTRYDGAAADRLVEPHRLVSLGRRWYLVAWDLERHDWRSFRVDRLTEPALQGVPFRPRELPAADAAEFVKAGIASRPTKYDVRILVHAPADLVQRTVSRWGEVEPIDDASCRLSMSVDQLDWPAMVVASVGADFEIESPDELRGYVRDVAERFGRAAR from the coding sequence ATGTCTGGATCAAGTGCACGAATGCTTCGTCTGCTGTCGCTGCTGCAGACCCATCGCTACTGGCAGGGCACCGAGCTGGCCGACCGACTCGAGGTCAGCTCGCGAACGGTCCGCCGCGACGTCGACCGGCTTCGCGAGCTCGGCTATCCCGTTGACGCGAGCCGGGGTTCCGCGGGCGGCTACCAGCTCCAGGCGGGCGCCTCGCTGCCGCCCTTGCTACTCGAGGACGACGAGGCGGTCGCGATCGCCGTCGGGCTGCGTGCCGCGGCCGGCGGAGTCGTTTCGGGCGTCGAGGACGCATCGGTGCGAGCCCTCGCGAAGATCGTTCAGGTGATGCCCAAGCGGCTGCGGCGTCGGGTGGACGCGCTGCAGGAGTACACCGTGCCCGCGCCACTGGCCGGGCCGACGATCGACGCCGTCGCGTTGTCCACGCTGGCACAGGCCTGCCGCGACAGTGAACGGCTGCGGTTCGCGTACACCAGGTACGACGGCGCGGCCGCCGACCGACTGGTCGAGCCACATCGGCTGGTCTCGCTCGGCCGCCGGTGGTACTTGGTCGCGTGGGACCTCGAACGCCACGACTGGCGCAGCTTCCGGGTCGACCGGCTGACGGAACCGGCGCTGCAGGGCGTACCCTTCCGGCCGCGCGAGCTGCCGGCCGCCGACGCCGCGGAGTTCGTCAAGGCCGGCATCGCATCCCGGCCGACGAAATACGACGTGCGCATCCTCGTGCACGCACCGGCCGATCTCGTGCAGCGCACGGTGAGCCGCTGGGGAGAGGTCGAGCCGATCGACGACGCGTCGTGTCGGCTGTCGATGAGCGTCGACCAGCTCGATTGGCCGGCGATGGTCGTCGCCTCGGTGGGCGCCGACTTCGAGATCGAGTCGCCCGACGAGCTGCGCGGGTACGTCCGTGACGTCGCCGAACGATTCGGCCGCGCCGCACGCTGA
- a CDS encoding ATP-binding cassette domain-containing protein, with amino-acid sequence MNTTTGTRMIETHGLTRHFTSGKRTVEAVRGLDLTVERGELVALLGPNGAGKSTTLRMLTTLISPTEGTAMVAGHDVTGDPRHVRRRIGFIGQGNGAGHQQRGRDELVTQGRAYGLSRSDARVRAGELIESLDLAEVADRKVSTLSGGQRRRLDIAMGLIHAPELLFLDEPSTGLDPQNRANLQEHIVSLRERFGTTVVLTTHYLDEADSLAERIVVVDHGLVVADDTAARLKADLGGDRVTLRFASAEVAGVAAERIGAAEAPARVSRTGERVDVRAEGGPELLARAIGELSSGGIAVQAGEVARPTLDDVFLGLTGRSLREGHSTSETNDSTTDLEEIAA; translated from the coding sequence ATGAACACCACGACAGGCACCAGGATGATCGAAACCCACGGACTCACCAGGCATTTCACGTCGGGCAAGCGGACCGTGGAGGCGGTCCGCGGACTCGACCTCACCGTCGAACGCGGTGAGCTGGTCGCGCTGCTCGGGCCCAACGGCGCGGGCAAGTCGACCACGTTGCGGATGCTCACCACACTGATCTCGCCGACCGAGGGAACGGCGATGGTCGCCGGTCATGACGTCACGGGCGATCCGCGCCACGTACGCCGCCGGATCGGTTTCATCGGCCAGGGCAACGGCGCCGGGCACCAGCAGCGCGGACGTGACGAGCTGGTCACGCAGGGGCGCGCGTACGGGCTGTCCCGGTCAGACGCACGGGTACGCGCGGGCGAGCTCATCGAGTCGCTCGACCTCGCAGAGGTCGCCGACCGCAAGGTGTCAACGCTTTCCGGCGGCCAGCGGCGACGACTCGACATCGCGATGGGTCTGATCCACGCGCCCGAGCTGCTGTTCCTCGACGAGCCGTCGACCGGACTCGACCCGCAGAACCGCGCGAACCTGCAGGAGCACATCGTCAGCCTCCGCGAGCGCTTCGGTACGACCGTCGTACTGACCACGCACTATCTCGACGAGGCCGACTCGCTCGCCGAGCGCATCGTCGTCGTCGACCACGGGCTCGTCGTCGCCGACGACACCGCCGCGCGGCTGAAGGCAGACCTCGGCGGCGATCGGGTCACCCTGCGGTTCGCGAGCGCCGAGGTCGCCGGCGTCGCCGCCGAGCGGATCGGTGCGGCCGAGGCTCCTGCCCGCGTGTCGCGTACCGGCGAACGGGTCGACGTACGCGCCGAGGGCGGTCCGGAGCTGCTGGCGAGAGCGATCGGCGAGCTGTCCTCCGGCGGCATCGCCGTTCAAGCCGGCGAGGTGGCGCGCCCGACGCTCGACGACGTCTTCCTCGGGCTCACGGGTCGAAGCCTTCGTGAGGGCCACTCGACATCCGAAACCAACGACTCGACCACCGACCTCGAGGAGATCGCAGCATGA
- a CDS encoding ABC transporter permease — MSTLVRDTGIVFTRELRPLLREPFTVVFSMIQPLFFLALFAPLLTNVPGLGTNALQWFVPGIVAMSCLFGASMTGSNLLFEMQSGSHERTLVTPLSRPSLLIGRALKEIVPVLVQAVVVVAIVTPFSFELHVPGIIVGLVILSVFCVGLGSLSYALALAAKGQDWIFWTVQQTFLFPVLLLAGMMLPLDGAPGWLQALSNVNPLSYIVDVERDLFNGTFDAQSIGAGTLAAAIVCAIGVAVGTSAMRKSN, encoded by the coding sequence ATGAGCACCCTTGTCCGAGACACCGGAATCGTCTTCACCCGCGAGCTGCGGCCATTGCTGCGCGAACCGTTCACGGTCGTGTTCTCGATGATCCAGCCGCTGTTTTTCCTGGCCCTGTTCGCGCCGCTGCTCACCAACGTGCCCGGGCTCGGCACCAACGCGTTGCAGTGGTTCGTACCCGGCATCGTCGCGATGTCGTGCCTGTTCGGCGCGTCGATGACCGGCTCCAACCTGCTGTTCGAGATGCAGAGCGGCTCCCACGAACGCACCCTGGTCACGCCGTTGTCCCGCCCGTCGCTGCTGATCGGCCGGGCGCTCAAGGAGATCGTGCCGGTGCTCGTCCAGGCGGTGGTCGTCGTGGCGATCGTGACCCCGTTCAGCTTCGAGCTGCACGTACCCGGGATCATCGTCGGGCTGGTGATCCTGTCGGTGTTCTGCGTCGGGCTGGGCTCGCTGTCGTACGCACTCGCGCTCGCTGCCAAGGGACAGGACTGGATCTTCTGGACCGTGCAGCAGACGTTCCTCTTCCCGGTGCTCCTGCTGGCCGGAATGATGCTGCCGCTGGACGGCGCGCCGGGCTGGTTACAAGCGCTGTCGAACGTCAACCCGCTGTCGTACATCGTCGACGTCGAGCGCGACCTGTTCAACGGGACCTTCGACGCGCAGTCGATCGGCGCCGGCACGCTCGCCGCGGCCATCGTGTGCGCGATCGGCGTCGCGGTCGGCACCTCCGCGATGCGAAAGTCCAACTGA
- the paaI gene encoding hydroxyphenylacetyl-CoA thioesterase PaaI, which yields MPETDRDELARRCAEEMWSSDRASQHLGMRILEVSAGRAVLSMAITDVMVNGHDICHGGYIATLADSAFAFACNSYDEVTVASGFDIAFLTPAHLGDELCAVAAERTRAGRSGIYDVTVWRGQPDDGERVAELRGRSRSLGRPLLR from the coding sequence ATGCCGGAGACGGATCGAGACGAGCTGGCGCGCCGATGCGCCGAGGAGATGTGGTCGTCCGACCGGGCGAGCCAGCACCTCGGTATGCGGATCCTCGAGGTGAGCGCGGGGCGCGCGGTGCTGTCGATGGCGATCACCGACGTCATGGTCAACGGCCACGACATCTGCCACGGCGGTTACATCGCGACGCTGGCCGACAGCGCGTTCGCGTTCGCGTGCAACAGCTACGACGAGGTGACGGTCGCGTCGGGCTTCGACATCGCGTTCCTGACGCCGGCACACCTCGGCGACGAGCTGTGTGCGGTCGCGGCGGAGCGAACGCGGGCCGGGCGCAGCGGCATCTACGACGTCACCGTGTGGCGCGGACAGCCCGATGACGGCGAGCGGGTTGCCGAGCTGCGTGGCCGTAGCCGGTCGCTCGGCCGCCCCCTATTACGGTGA
- a CDS encoding tellurite resistance/C4-dicarboxylate transporter family protein produces MRVLDRARGGVRTLAPVYFALVMASGAISVALHAADRQTLSRALFVVASVAYLVLLAMTIWRAVAFPRQVVADARDPQRAFGFFTVVAGSTVLGDRLVVAGQDWLAYVLLVAAAAVWLVLGYLVPWMTLVRHDGPTALRRADGSWFIWAVASQSIAVLAGTLEPGADHAQHGLAFLAFVAWAVGCFLYVTAVVLVGLRLVLYEVEPADFGPAYWVAMGAASITVLAGVRVAAMQTDVVADVVHDIATGASLMFWAFASWLFPVLVAAGWWRHGVHHVRLTYQPALWSMVFPLGMYALASISLGDADELSWIAAVGRAEVWFALAVWVVTFAAMCVHLYRGVRTRPARTAP; encoded by the coding sequence ATGCGCGTCCTCGACCGTGCCCGTGGCGGCGTACGTACGCTCGCGCCGGTCTACTTCGCGTTGGTCATGGCGAGCGGGGCGATCTCGGTCGCGTTGCACGCCGCCGACCGGCAGACGTTGTCGCGCGCCCTGTTCGTCGTCGCGTCCGTTGCGTACCTGGTGCTCCTCGCAATGACGATCTGGCGGGCCGTCGCGTTTCCGCGGCAGGTCGTGGCCGACGCACGTGACCCGCAGCGCGCGTTCGGCTTCTTCACCGTGGTCGCCGGCTCGACGGTCCTGGGCGACCGGCTCGTCGTCGCCGGGCAGGACTGGCTCGCGTACGTCCTGCTGGTGGCCGCGGCAGCGGTCTGGCTGGTCCTCGGCTACCTGGTGCCCTGGATGACGCTGGTGCGCCACGACGGGCCGACGGCGCTACGGCGCGCCGACGGGTCCTGGTTCATCTGGGCGGTGGCGTCGCAGTCGATCGCCGTCCTCGCGGGGACGCTGGAGCCCGGTGCCGACCACGCGCAGCACGGGCTCGCGTTCCTCGCCTTCGTCGCCTGGGCGGTCGGCTGCTTCCTGTATGTGACGGCTGTGGTCCTGGTCGGCCTGCGCCTCGTCCTGTACGAGGTCGAGCCGGCGGACTTCGGACCGGCGTACTGGGTGGCGATGGGAGCCGCCTCGATCACGGTTCTCGCGGGCGTACGCGTGGCGGCGATGCAGACCGATGTCGTCGCCGACGTCGTCCACGACATCGCCACCGGTGCGTCGCTGATGTTCTGGGCGTTCGCGTCCTGGCTGTTCCCGGTGCTCGTCGCGGCGGGTTGGTGGCGACACGGGGTCCACCACGTGCGGCTCACGTACCAACCGGCCCTGTGGAGCATGGTGTTCCCGCTCGGAATGTACGCGCTCGCGAGCATCTCGCTCGGTGACGCGGACGAGCTGTCGTGGATCGCGGCGGTCGGTCGCGCCGAGGTGTGGTTCGCGCTGGCCGTGTGGGTGGTGACGTTCGCCGCGATGTGCGTGCACCTGTATCGAGGTGTTCGTACCCGGCCCGCCCGAACCGCCCCGTGA
- a CDS encoding geranylgeranyl reductase family protein — MSDTPDHTDVLVVGAGPSGAAAAAWAASRELDVVLADAAVFPRDKTCGDGLTPRAINELDRLGLDPWIRSHGTNRGLRANGFGQELLLPWPGGSLPDYGSAVRRTELDDRIRTSAVKAGARAVDDARAIDVLRDGERITGVVFRSGDGETSTIRCRRLVVADGVRSPVGRMLGREWHRSTAYGVAARSYIRSERSDDPWISSHLELRGESGELLSGYGWIFPLGDGEVNLGVGTLATSKRPANVALRPLMQFYARSRRTEWRLDGDLRAPTSALLPMGGAVSGVAGPNWAIIGDAAGCVNPLNGEGIDYGLETGRLVSEMLAAGDDLERGWPATLRRHYGEAFSIARRLAGLITVPRLLPALGPVGMRSHFLMTIALRVMGNLVTDEDRDATARLWRWAGRQSLRLDERPPFR, encoded by the coding sequence GTGAGCGACACTCCCGACCACACCGACGTCCTGGTCGTCGGCGCCGGACCATCCGGTGCGGCGGCCGCCGCGTGGGCCGCCTCCCGCGAGTTGGACGTCGTGCTCGCCGACGCCGCCGTGTTCCCGCGCGACAAGACCTGCGGCGACGGGCTCACGCCGCGGGCGATCAACGAGCTCGACCGGTTGGGCCTCGACCCGTGGATCCGCTCCCACGGTACGAACCGCGGCCTGCGCGCCAACGGATTCGGCCAGGAGCTGCTGCTCCCCTGGCCCGGCGGCTCGCTACCCGACTACGGCTCGGCCGTGCGTCGGACCGAGCTCGACGACCGCATCCGCACGAGCGCCGTGAAGGCCGGTGCGCGTGCCGTCGACGACGCGCGCGCGATCGACGTACTCCGCGACGGTGAGCGGATCACGGGCGTCGTCTTCCGCAGCGGCGACGGGGAGACCTCGACCATCCGTTGCCGCCGCCTCGTCGTGGCCGACGGCGTACGTTCGCCGGTCGGTCGGATGCTCGGCCGCGAATGGCATCGATCGACCGCGTACGGCGTCGCCGCCCGCAGCTACATCCGGTCCGAGCGCAGCGACGACCCATGGATCTCGTCGCACCTCGAGCTTCGCGGCGAGAGCGGCGAGCTGCTGTCCGGATACGGCTGGATCTTCCCGCTCGGCGACGGCGAGGTGAACCTGGGCGTCGGCACGCTCGCGACGTCCAAACGTCCCGCGAACGTCGCCCTGCGGCCACTGATGCAGTTCTACGCGCGCAGCCGCCGCACCGAGTGGCGACTCGACGGCGACCTCCGTGCTCCGACGTCGGCGCTACTCCCGATGGGGGGCGCCGTCTCAGGTGTCGCCGGCCCGAACTGGGCGATCATCGGAGACGCTGCCGGATGCGTCAACCCGCTGAACGGCGAGGGCATCGACTACGGGCTCGAGACCGGCCGGTTGGTCTCGGAGATGCTCGCGGCCGGTGACGACCTCGAAAGGGGTTGGCCCGCGACGCTGCGGCGCCACTACGGAGAGGCCTTCTCGATCGCGCGTCGGCTTGCGGGTTTGATCACCGTGCCGCGGCTCCTCCCTGCGCTGGGGCCGGTCGGCATGCGCTCGCACTTCCTGATGACGATCGCGCTGCGGGTGATGGGCAATCTCGTGACCGACGAGGACCGAGACGCCACCGCCCGGCTCTGGCGCTGGGCGGGCCGGCAGTCGCTGCGCCTCGACGAGCGTCCCCCCTTCCGCTGA